The genomic window CATCTTCATGTGGAGCTCGAAATCCAATAAGGACTATTTTAGGGTCAAATATTGAAAGAATAGAAAATTTAATAGAGATTACTATTGAGGCAAATGCCTTCTTACAATACATGGTAAGAAATATAATAGGAACATTAATAGAAGTTGGTAGAAAAAAAATAAGACCGATTGATATAAAACTTTTAATTGAAAAAAAAGACAGAAAAAAGGCTGGACCAACATCTCCTCCTCATGGCCTATTTTTGTTATCTGTTAGTTACTGAAAATTATCGTTTGACACTAAATATCTATATATGCTATCAATGATTATTTTTTAAAACATTTTATTTTAAAAGGACTTACACTTCTATTCATGGAAAATAATAAACTGTTTACTCCTTCATTAGAAGAGTTTCTAAAAAAGACAAAAAAGGGAAACCTTATTCCAGTTTATATCGAGGTTCTTGCTGATTTAGAAACCCCTGTTTCAGCATTTCTTAAGCTGGATCAAGGCGATTACTCCTTTCTGCTTGAGAGTGTGGAAGGTGGTGAAAAATGGGGTAGGTATTCATTTCTAGGAATTTCTCCTATACAGATGTTTAGAAGCAAGGGGAATAAAGTTGAGATCATTACGAATGGAATGATTGAAGAGAAGATAGTAAAAAGAGACCCTCTAGACTTTTTAAAAGAGCTCATTTCTAGATATATTCCTGTTGAGACAAAAGAGCTGCCCCGATTCTATGGTGGTGCTGTGGGATA from Nitrospinota bacterium includes these protein-coding regions:
- a CDS encoding anthranilate synthase component I, with amino-acid sequence MENNKLFTPSLEEFLKKTKKGNLIPVYIEVLADLETPVSAFLKLDQGDYSFLLESVEGGEKWGRYSFLGISPIQMFRSKGNKVEIITNGMIEEKIVKRDPLDFLKELISRYIPVETKELPRFYGGAVG